From one Lycium barbarum isolate Lr01 chromosome 6, ASM1917538v2, whole genome shotgun sequence genomic stretch:
- the LOC132644560 gene encoding uncharacterized protein LOC132644560, with protein sequence MPNIPKYDGTTDPQEHVTSYTCAIKGNDVEEDEIELVLLKKFGETLSKGALTWYNHQLEHSITSFDMLADAFIKAHVGAKKVQARKADIFRITQRDNELLREFVNRFQKERMELPPVPEEWATQSFTKGLNPQSSTASFKLKKNLLEYEAVTWPDVHNRCESNIRVEDDQLELPPDPIGGSKNSERSRRTFESETSPSKDRYRSYAKPEKSSFRSERGKNDPSHHSNRSDGRTDRGPSSRDLLLRDDASGSVNNGNNSRLSEYSFSINVTDLVLDIKDARWPRPLRSDPAQRDLSMMCEYHGTHGHRTEDCRQLREEVARLLKNGHLREFLSD encoded by the coding sequence atgcccaATATCCCAAAGTATGATGGAACGACGGACCCACAGGAACATGTGACTTcgtatacttgtgccataaaaggcaacgacgttgaagaagatgaaatcgAATTAGTGCTACTAAAAAAGTTCGGTGAAACGTTGTCTAAAGGGGCACTGACCTGGTATAACCACCAGCTCGAGCATTCCATCACTTCTTTTGAtatgctcgcagatgcgtttATCAAAGCCCATGTCGGAGCCAAGAAGGTACAGGCAAGGAAAGCAGACATCTTCAGAATCACCCAAAGAGATAACGAATTGCTCCGAGAATTCGTGAATAGGTTCCAAAAGGAACGAATGGAACTCCCTCCGGTCCCGGAAGAATGGGCCACCCAATCCTTTACCAAGGGTCTCAACCCCCAAAGCTCTACTGCCTCGTTTAAATTAAAGAAAAACTTGTTGGAGTACGAAGCAGTGACTTGGCCCGATGTTCATAACAGGTGCGAATCCAatattcgggtagaggatgatcaaCTTGAACTTCCCCCAGATCCGATAGGCGGAAGTAAGAATTCTGAAAGGTCGAGAAGGACTTTCGAATCAGAGACGAGCCCATCGAAGGATAGATACCGATCTTATGCTAAACCAGAGAAATCCAGCTTTAGGTCGGAAAGAGGAAAAAACGATCCCAGTCATCATTCGAACAGGAGTGACGGGCGAACTGATCGCGGTCCGAGCAGTCGAGATCTGCTATTGAGAGACGACGCCAGCGGGTCGGTTAACAATGGGAACAACTCGAGATTATCCGAGTACAGCTTCAGTATTAACGTCACAGATCTTGTCTTGGATATTAAGGATGCAAGGTGGCCGAGGCCACTAAGATCCGATCCAGCTCAACGAGATCTAagcatgatgtgtgaatatcacggtACTCATGGTCATAggaccgaggattgtcgccaattgagagaggaggtggctcggttattAAAAAATGGTCACCTTCGCGAATTCTTAAGTGACTGA